The stretch of DNA TGACTGTATCCTTAGACCCAACACCCAAAATTCATCACTTCTAATCACTTTTTAATGCTTTCCCAGTCTTTTAAGAATTTTTCAAGTCCGATATCCGTCAAGGGATGACTGATTAGCTGTTTCATAACATTAAAGGGAATTGTTGCGATATCTGCGCCGATAAGCGCTGCATCGAGTACGTGAACAGGATTTCTAATGCTTGCAACAATAATCTCTGTCTCGAATCCGTAATTTGAAAATATTGCCGCTGTCTCTTCGATTATGCCCATACCCCTTGAAGATATATCATCAAGTCTCCCGATGAAGGGACTTACGTAGCTTGCCCCGGCTTTTGCTGCGATAAGTGCCTGAAGAGGCTGAAATATCAGTGTTACATTAGTTTTAATACCTTCCTGTGAAAGCATTC from Pseudomonadota bacterium encodes:
- the fsa gene encoding fructose-6-phosphate aldolase → MKFFIDTANIEEIKKGIEMGLVDGVTTNPSLLSKEKKAPEAVIKEILSLVDGPVSLEVIATDSRGMCEEARKLASLGSNAVIKIPMTEEGIKAVRMLSQEGIKTNVTLIFQPLQALIAAKAGASYVSPFIGRLDDISSRGMGIIEETAAIFSNYGFETEIIVASIRNPVHVLDAALIGADIATIPFNVMKQLISHPLTDIGLEKFLKDWESIKK